A single region of the Pseudorhodoplanes sp. genome encodes:
- the lysA gene encoding diaminopimelate decarboxylase, translating to MHHFAYRDGVLHAEAVNLVALAEEVGTPFYCYSSATLERHYRVFAEAFADVPALVCYAVKANSNQAVIGTFARLGAGADVVSAGELKRARAAGIPAKKIMFSGIGKAAHELALAVDEDILCVNVESEPELDLLSEIAASKGRRMDISVRVNPDIDAKTHAKIATGKSENKFGIPISRAREVYAHAAKLQGVRVHGVDMHIGSQITDLTPFANAFALLSDFVKQLRTDGHEIEHVDLGGGLGIPYNNSEKAPPLPADYADIVKRATRDLNCRLIFEPGRLLVGNAGILVTRVLYLKHGEAKHFVIVDAAMNDLVRPTLYEAHHEIWPVSEASKSQKMLRADVVGPVCETGDYLALNRELAEPKPGDLLAVMSAGAYGAVQAGTYNTRPLVPEVLVKGDKWALIRPRLEVDALIALDRLPDWL from the coding sequence ATGCATCACTTCGCCTATCGCGACGGCGTTCTGCATGCCGAGGCGGTCAATCTCGTCGCGCTCGCGGAGGAGGTTGGAACCCCGTTTTACTGCTATTCCTCCGCCACGCTCGAGCGGCATTACCGCGTCTTCGCCGAGGCTTTCGCAGATGTTCCGGCGCTGGTCTGTTACGCGGTCAAGGCGAATTCCAATCAGGCGGTGATCGGGACATTTGCCAGGCTCGGCGCCGGCGCCGATGTTGTCTCTGCCGGCGAATTGAAGCGCGCGCGCGCCGCCGGCATTCCGGCGAAGAAGATCATGTTCTCCGGCATCGGCAAGGCCGCGCATGAGCTCGCGCTCGCGGTGGACGAAGACATTCTCTGCGTCAATGTCGAATCCGAGCCGGAACTGGATTTGCTGTCGGAAATCGCCGCATCGAAAGGCAGACGCATGGACATCTCCGTGCGGGTTAATCCCGACATCGATGCAAAGACGCATGCCAAGATCGCGACCGGAAAATCCGAGAACAAGTTCGGAATTCCGATCAGCCGCGCGCGCGAGGTCTATGCGCATGCGGCGAAGCTGCAGGGCGTGCGTGTGCACGGTGTCGACATGCATATCGGCAGCCAGATCACTGATCTGACGCCGTTCGCAAACGCCTTCGCGTTGCTGTCGGATTTCGTGAAGCAATTGCGCACCGACGGGCACGAGATCGAACATGTCGATCTCGGCGGCGGCCTGGGGATCCCCTATAACAATTCTGAGAAGGCGCCGCCGCTTCCGGCCGACTATGCCGACATCGTCAAGCGCGCGACGCGCGATCTGAATTGCAGGCTGATCTTCGAGCCGGGGCGTTTGCTGGTCGGCAACGCCGGCATCCTGGTCACCCGCGTCCTGTATCTGAAGCATGGCGAAGCGAAACATTTCGTGATCGTCGACGCGGCGATGAATGATCTCGTGCGCCCGACGCTCTATGAAGCGCATCATGAGATCTGGCCGGTGTCGGAAGCCTCAAAGTCGCAGAAGATGCTGCGCGCGGACGTGGTGGGTCCGGTGTGCGAAACCGGTGATTATCTCGCGCTCAATCGCGAACTGGCGGAACCAAAGCCGGGCGACCTGCTTGCCGTCATGTCGGCGGGCGCCTATGGCGCAGTGCAGGCCGGCACCTACAATACCCGGCCGCTCGTGCCCGAGGTGCTGGTGAAAGGCGATAAATGGGCGCTCATCCGCCCCCGCCTCGAAGTCGACGCATTGATTGCGCTCGATCGGCTGCCGGACTGGCTCTGA
- a CDS encoding response regulator gives MARILLAEDEDSLRALVARALKQAGHDVIAQSDGAAALDCLVRENGKFDLLLTDIRMPIMDGIALALTASRDYPRLTILLMTGYADQRERAHGLSLLIHDVITKPFTLTAICGAVSEALAERKVH, from the coding sequence ATGGCTCGCATTCTTCTTGCAGAAGACGAAGATTCGCTGCGTGCACTGGTTGCGCGCGCACTGAAACAGGCCGGGCATGACGTCATCGCGCAGAGCGACGGGGCGGCCGCGCTGGATTGCCTGGTGCGCGAGAACGGCAAATTCGATCTGCTCCTCACCGACATCCGCATGCCGATTATGGACGGCATCGCACTGGCATTGACCGCGAGCCGCGACTATCCGCGTCTCACCATCCTGCTGATGACCGGCTATGCCGACCAGCGCGAACGCGCGCATGGCCTCAGCCTCCTGATCCACGACGTGATCACCAAGCCTTTCACGCTCACCGCCATTTGCGGTGCGGTGAGCGAGGCGCTGGCCGAGCGCAAGGTGCATTGA
- the argH gene encoding argininosuccinate lyase, which yields MSNKMWGGRFASSPDAIMEAINASIDVDRHLYRQDIAASKAHAAMLVQQGIITAEDGAKIAQGLDTILAEIEAGKFKFERALEDIHMNVESRLAALIGPAAGRLHTARSRNDQVATDFKLWVRDTIDTIDQSLVDFQKALAEKAEEHAGTVMPGLTHLQTAQPVTFGHHLLAYVEMVARDRGRFADARKRLNELPLGSAALAGTSFPLDRDMTAKALGFDRPTANSLDAVSDRDFVLETLAASTICAVHLSRLAEEIVIWTSPLTGLMSLSDKFTTGSSIMPQKRNPDAAELVRAKVGRIAGALNALVIVMKGLPLAYQKDMQEDKEGAMEAFAALSLCIAAMTGMVRDIVPDVPRMKKAAGEGYATATDLADWLVRTLKIPFRDAHHVTGRLVAEAANSGMPLHRLPLAAMHAVEPRITAEVYSVLSVDRSVKSRTSFGGTAPKNVRAQAKKWLKRLEKDSK from the coding sequence ATGAGCAACAAGATGTGGGGCGGGCGCTTCGCGTCGAGCCCTGACGCGATCATGGAGGCGATCAACGCATCGATCGACGTCGACCGGCACCTCTACCGCCAGGACATCGCCGCAAGCAAGGCCCACGCGGCCATGCTGGTGCAGCAAGGCATTATTACGGCAGAGGACGGCGCCAAAATCGCGCAGGGGCTGGACACCATCCTCGCCGAGATCGAAGCCGGCAAGTTCAAGTTCGAGCGGGCGCTGGAAGACATTCACATGAATGTCGAAAGCCGGCTGGCGGCGCTGATCGGGCCGGCGGCCGGGCGGCTGCACACCGCGCGCTCGCGCAACGACCAGGTCGCCACCGATTTCAAGCTCTGGGTGCGCGACACCATTGATACGATCGATCAGTCGCTGGTGGATTTTCAGAAGGCGCTGGCCGAAAAGGCGGAAGAACATGCCGGCACAGTGATGCCGGGCCTCACCCACCTGCAGACCGCGCAGCCGGTGACCTTCGGCCATCACTTGCTCGCCTATGTCGAGATGGTCGCGCGCGACCGCGGCCGCTTCGCCGACGCGCGCAAGCGGCTGAACGAACTGCCGCTCGGCTCCGCCGCGCTCGCCGGTACATCCTTTCCGCTCGATCGCGACATGACGGCGAAGGCGCTCGGGTTCGACCGCCCGACTGCGAATTCGCTCGATGCCGTTTCCGACCGCGACTTTGTGCTGGAGACGCTCGCAGCTTCGACGATTTGTGCCGTGCATTTGTCGCGGCTCGCGGAAGAGATCGTGATCTGGACCTCGCCGCTCACCGGCCTGATGAGCCTGTCGGACAAGTTCACCACCGGCTCCTCAATCATGCCGCAGAAGCGCAATCCCGATGCGGCGGAGCTCGTGCGCGCCAAGGTCGGACGCATCGCCGGCGCGCTGAACGCGCTGGTCATCGTGATGAAGGGCCTGCCGCTCGCCTATCAGAAGGACATGCAGGAAGACAAGGAGGGCGCGATGGAAGCCTTCGCCGCGCTCTCGCTCTGCATCGCCGCCATGACCGGCATGGTGCGCGACATCGTGCCGGACGTGCCGCGCATGAAGAAGGCGGCAGGCGAGGGCTATGCCACCGCCACCGATCTGGCCGACTGGTTGGTGCGCACGCTGAAAATCCCGTTCCGCGATGCGCATCACGTCACCGGCCGGCTCGTCGCCGAGGCTGCGAATTCGGGCATGCCCCTGCATCGTCTGCCGCTCGCCGCGATGCATGCGGTCGAGCCGCGCATCACCGCAGAAGTGTATTCGGTGCTGTCGGTCGACCGTTCAGTGAAAAGCCGGACCAGCTTCGGCGGAACAGCGCCGAAGAATGTACGGGCACAGGCGAAAAAGTGGCTGAAACGGCTGGAGAAAGACTCAAAGTGA
- a CDS encoding VOC family protein: MTSHGQFHWNELMSRDVERDKRFYHDTVGWTFEAMPMSDGRTYWVANMGGRPVAGIFPLDTPEFEDVQPGWMPYLAVDDVDARAAKAVSAGAQFMRPIFDVPQFGRITILREPGGAGIGWMTPVPM; encoded by the coding sequence ATGACATCGCACGGCCAATTCCACTGGAATGAACTGATGAGCCGCGACGTCGAACGCGACAAGCGGTTCTATCACGACACAGTCGGCTGGACTTTCGAGGCCATGCCGATGAGCGACGGGCGCACCTACTGGGTTGCCAACATGGGCGGCAGGCCAGTGGCGGGCATTTTCCCCCTCGACACGCCCGAATTCGAGGACGTTCAACCGGGCTGGATGCCGTATCTCGCCGTGGACGATGTCGATGCGCGTGCCGCGAAAGCAGTGAGTGCAGGCGCGCAATTTATGCGGCCGATTTTCGATGTGCCGCAATTCGGCCGCATCACCATCCTGCGCGAGCCCGGCGGAGCCGGGATCGGATGGATGACGCCGGTTCCGATGTGA
- a CDS encoding glutathione S-transferase family protein — MKLYYFDTLNPRKACTVARYLNSPVEFVHVNLGKGEHKSPQYLAVNPNGKVPALEDGDLKLWEANAIMCHLAGASDSDLWPKETERQVEVMRWLSWNSEHFTHHASALYFEYLIKPRFGLGTIDRAAVIEASGWVTKFGAVLDDHLNGPKFLLGDALTIADFAVAITLPYAKEAHIPLDGFPHIQRWHDRLNELPAWREPFPTTEAVAA; from the coding sequence ATGAAGCTCTATTATTTCGACACCCTCAATCCACGGAAAGCCTGCACCGTCGCGCGCTATCTAAATTCGCCGGTCGAGTTCGTCCATGTCAATCTCGGCAAGGGCGAGCACAAGAGTCCGCAATATCTCGCGGTCAATCCCAACGGCAAGGTGCCGGCGCTGGAAGACGGCGATCTCAAGCTGTGGGAAGCCAATGCGATCATGTGCCATCTTGCCGGCGCGTCAGATTCCGATTTGTGGCCCAAGGAGACGGAGCGGCAGGTCGAAGTGATGCGCTGGCTGAGCTGGAACAGCGAGCATTTCACCCATCATGCCAGCGCGCTCTACTTTGAATATCTCATCAAGCCGCGTTTCGGGCTGGGCACGATTGATCGTGCCGCCGTGATCGAGGCCTCGGGATGGGTGACGAAATTCGGTGCCGTACTCGACGATCATCTGAACGGCCCCAAATTCCTGCTCGGCGACGCGCTCACGATCGCCGACTTCGCGGTCGCGATCACGCTGCCCTATGCGAAGGAGGCGCATATTCCGCTTGATGGCTTCCCGCATATCCAACGCTGGCATGATCGGCTGAACGAATTGCCGGCCTGGCGCGAGCCGTTTCCCACAACGGAAGCCGTCGCCGCCTGA
- the sigJ gene encoding RNA polymerase sigma factor SigJ, with product MSDQGVLIFENNRPMLLGLAYRILGSRADAEDAVQDTFIKWQMADKDEIESPAAWLTTACTRRCIDLLRAAHRTRVDYVGPWLPEPVHTVTEEMSEEKLSLTSSLTTAFLLLLERLTPKERAAYLLHEIFDVAYPDIAKALDMQESACRKLVSRARANIDQTKVRHVTPPERQNELLAAFEAAIVSGHTQQFAALLSDEIELAADGGGKVPATLEVLRGKTSVLGFITQVLHANWNGYEWVVTDINGTRGVIVRKDGATIASVSFAYDEEGRAAGIYIMRNPDKLSALGGAAIV from the coding sequence ATGTCTGACCAAGGCGTTCTGATTTTCGAGAACAATCGCCCCATGCTGCTGGGACTGGCCTACCGCATCCTTGGCTCGCGCGCCGACGCCGAGGATGCGGTGCAGGACACCTTCATCAAGTGGCAGATGGCCGACAAGGACGAAATCGAGAGTCCGGCAGCCTGGCTAACCACCGCCTGCACCCGCCGCTGCATCGATCTGTTACGCGCCGCGCATCGTACGCGTGTCGACTATGTCGGGCCGTGGCTGCCGGAGCCCGTGCATACGGTGACCGAGGAGATGTCGGAGGAAAAATTGTCGCTGACCTCCTCTCTTACCACGGCCTTTCTGTTGCTGCTGGAAAGGCTGACGCCGAAAGAGCGCGCCGCATATTTGCTGCACGAGATTTTCGACGTTGCCTATCCGGACATTGCAAAAGCCCTGGACATGCAGGAGTCGGCCTGCCGCAAGCTGGTATCGCGCGCCCGCGCCAACATCGATCAGACCAAGGTGCGGCATGTCACGCCGCCGGAACGCCAAAACGAGTTGCTGGCGGCTTTCGAAGCGGCCATCGTCAGCGGGCATACCCAACAATTCGCCGCGCTCCTGTCGGACGAGATCGAATTGGCGGCGGACGGCGGCGGCAAGGTGCCGGCGACGCTGGAAGTGCTGCGCGGCAAGACCAGCGTGCTCGGCTTCATCACGCAGGTCCTGCACGCGAACTGGAATGGCTATGAATGGGTGGTGACTGATATCAACGGCACCCGGGGTGTTATCGTGCGCAAGGACGGTGCGACCATCGCATCCGTCTCGTTCGCTTATGACGAGGAGGGGCGCGCGGCCGGCATCTACATCATGCGAAATCCAGACAAACTTTCCGCTCTGGGCGGCGCAGCGATCGTGTGA
- a CDS encoding TlpA disulfide reductase family protein, producing the protein MTPSSYDAARSFAKKRLAVMAVGGVAGVAFGLLAVYGIATLTRNAATDPGCRPAAEMADRLKPLIKGEIAALAPATTPVRVSDLAFRDAGGKERKLSEWNDRLVLLNLWATWCVPCRKEMPALDALQQKLGGPAFEVVAVNIDTRDADKPKAWLKEVGISGLTYYADPTAKIFQDLKAMGRAFGMPTTLLVDGKGCEVATLAGPAEWASEDAVRFIEAALKK; encoded by the coding sequence ATGACCCCCTCCTCCTACGATGCAGCCCGCAGCTTTGCGAAAAAGCGGCTGGCAGTGATGGCGGTGGGCGGCGTGGCCGGCGTCGCGTTTGGGCTTTTGGCGGTATACGGGATTGCCACCCTGACTCGCAATGCGGCGACCGATCCGGGCTGCCGCCCGGCGGCGGAGATGGCTGACAGGCTGAAACCCCTGATCAAGGGCGAAATTGCCGCCCTTGCCCCGGCGACCACCCCGGTCCGCGTAAGCGACCTTGCCTTCAGGGATGCCGGCGGCAAGGAGCGCAAATTGTCGGAATGGAATGACCGCCTGGTGCTGCTCAATCTCTGGGCCACCTGGTGCGTGCCCTGCCGCAAGGAAATGCCGGCACTCGACGCCCTCCAGCAGAAGCTGGGCGGGCCTGCCTTTGAGGTGGTCGCCGTCAATATCGATACCCGCGACGCCGACAAGCCGAAGGCGTGGCTGAAGGAGGTCGGCATCAGCGGCCTCACCTATTATGCCGACCCGACTGCCAAGATTTTCCAGGACCTGAAAGCGATGGGCAGAGCCTTCGGCATGCCGACGACGCTGCTGGTCGACGGCAAGGGTTGCGAAGTCGCGACACTCGCCGGACCCGCCGAATGGGCGAGCGAGGATGCGGTGAGGTTTATAGAAGCGGCATTGAAGAAATAG
- a CDS encoding metalloregulator ArsR/SmtB family transcription factor, translated as MVYYSDQPLDRTFSALSDPTRRAILTRLSEQETMSVSQLAEPFTMSLPAIMKHLDVLSDAGLITRTKTGRTVACQLNAGPMEEAMHWLAHYQRFWTSALDRLAAFVEEDSCSPSPASPSPAVSRRRRQKSSPRGRTRKS; from the coding sequence ATGGTTTACTATTCAGATCAGCCGCTCGACCGCACCTTCAGCGCCCTCTCCGACCCGACCCGGCGCGCGATCCTGACGCGTTTGAGCGAACAAGAAACGATGTCGGTCAGCCAATTGGCCGAACCGTTCACGATGTCTCTGCCAGCGATCATGAAGCATCTCGACGTGCTGTCGGATGCCGGCCTGATCACCCGCACCAAGACCGGCCGCACCGTCGCGTGCCAACTGAATGCGGGGCCGATGGAGGAAGCCATGCACTGGCTCGCCCATTACCAGCGCTTCTGGACCTCGGCCCTCGACCGCCTTGCCGCGTTTGTGGAGGAAGATTCATGCTCGCCAAGCCCAGCGTCACCCTCGCCCGCCGTATCAAGGCGCCGCCGGCAAAAGTCTTCGCCGCGTGGACGGACGCGGAAAAGCTGA
- a CDS encoding SRPBCC domain-containing protein — protein MLAKPSVTLARRIKAPPAKVFAAWTDAEKLIKWFGPHQTIDGSVKADLDVREGGRYQISFTTDDGEYHQVGGVYREVVPDQRLQFTWAWHTMTERESLVTVTVKPDGDGTLLTLLHEQFFDQAAADGHKRGWTGTLDKLEQFFV, from the coding sequence ATGCTCGCCAAGCCCAGCGTCACCCTCGCCCGCCGTATCAAGGCGCCGCCGGCAAAAGTCTTCGCCGCGTGGACGGACGCGGAAAAGCTGATCAAGTGGTTCGGCCCGCATCAGACGATCGACGGTTCGGTGAAGGCCGATCTCGATGTGCGTGAAGGCGGCCGCTATCAGATCAGCTTCACGACCGACGACGGCGAATACCATCAGGTCGGCGGCGTCTATCGCGAGGTGGTGCCGGATCAGCGGCTGCAATTCACCTGGGCATGGCACACCATGACCGAGCGCGAGTCGCTCGTCACCGTGACGGTCAAACCTGACGGCGACGGCACGCTGCTGACGCTGCTGCACGAACAATTCTTCGATCAGGCCGCCGCCGACGGACACAAGCGCGGCTGGACAGGCACGCTCGACAAGCTCGAACAGTTTTTTGTCTGA
- a CDS encoding thioredoxin family protein, with protein sequence MQTHKIVSRHDWLTARKALLAKEKEMTHLRDRISEERRALPWVRVEKTYVFDTPKGKKTLADLFEGRSQLIVKHFMLAPGQIEGCVGCSFEMDHVEAALQHLEHHDVKFVSIARAPLNEIEAFKARMGWRFDWVSSFGSDFNYDFDVSFTPDQIEKGDAFYNYKKGPLPLEDLSGFSVFYKNDRGEMFHTYSAFGRGAEEVLGTYMLLDLTPKGRNETGPNHNLTDWVRHHDRYGTDGHVSEIGRWVPPAACCG encoded by the coding sequence ATGCAGACGCACAAGATCGTTTCACGCCACGACTGGCTCACCGCCCGCAAGGCGCTGCTGGCGAAGGAAAAGGAGATGACGCATCTGCGCGACCGCATCAGCGAAGAGCGCCGCGCCCTGCCCTGGGTCAGGGTCGAGAAGACCTATGTGTTCGACACGCCAAAGGGCAAGAAGACGCTGGCCGACCTTTTCGAAGGCCGCAGCCAACTCATCGTCAAGCATTTCATGCTGGCGCCGGGACAGATCGAAGGCTGCGTCGGCTGCTCATTCGAAATGGATCACGTCGAGGCGGCGCTGCAACATCTGGAACACCACGATGTGAAGTTCGTGTCGATTGCGCGCGCACCGCTGAACGAGATCGAGGCGTTCAAGGCCCGCATGGGCTGGCGCTTCGACTGGGTGTCGTCCTTCGGCAGCGACTTCAACTACGATTTCGATGTCTCGTTCACGCCCGACCAGATCGAGAAGGGCGATGCTTTCTACAACTACAAGAAGGGCCCACTGCCGCTGGAGGACCTGTCCGGCTTCAGCGTATTCTACAAGAACGACAGAGGCGAGATGTTCCACACTTATTCCGCCTTCGGGCGCGGCGCGGAGGAAGTGCTCGGGACCTACATGCTGCTTGATCTGACACCGAAAGGCCGCAACGAGACTGGCCCGAACCATAATCTCACCGACTGGGTGCGCCACCACGACCGCTATGGCACTGACGGCCATGTGAGCGAGATCGGTCGTTGGGTGCCCCCAGCGGCCTGTTGCGGATAA
- a CDS encoding TIGR02302 family protein, whose amino-acid sequence MTQTPQGPEMSDPRSGTSRLERAIVRARRSILWERVWPPLAAVLTVLGLFLALSWIGLWLWLPPMGRAIGMALFAVLLLAAAWPFVHVRMPGIFEGLRRLDRVSGRAHRPATAVADRLSMAQDDPVSQALWRVHLERALSAARNLKAGWPSPRLVTRDPYALRALVLILVVASFFAAGGDRNRRVAMAFDWHGVVAPANYRVDAWVTPPAYTARPPVILPGLRPGETARASAPIAVPAGSVLVIRSTGVAKLDIVAKGGLNAPKEETETSAAPAASAAPAAADAEEHRFVIQDQGEVVLRGLGRDVVWSFTAIPDHAPAIALTKDPEPQLRGSLLLNYKMEDDYGVVEAHASFALKQAADPQGRRPRALYGAPDFPLALPQARTRAGAGQTTRNVSDHPWAGADVTMTLIARDEGGNEGRSEAIELQLPQRIFTKPMARALIEQRRILALDAESKSRVLMALDALAIAPEVFKIESGVYLGLRSIYWQLTRARSDDALRDVVARLWDMAVTLEDGNVSDAEAALRNAQEALREALERGASDEEIKKLTDDLRAALDKFLQALAEEMRRNPQRLSRQADPNARSLRPQDLKNMIDRLEDLARSGAKDAARRLLEQLQSMLENLQTARPGQQQDGDDGDDMMSALDELGNMIREQQQLRDRTFRQGQDQRRERQRGQQGQQGQQNFGELRQNQQALREQLQKLLEQLRQRGLGQQQPNDQGEQGDGGMQQLGRAGEAMGDAEGSLGDGQADSAVDAQGRALEALRRGAQGMAQSMQQQQGMGPGPGQPGGRQQNRAAQETDPLGRQTRGYNDDVTVKVPGEIDVQRARRILEELRRRFSDPARPQLELDYIERLLRDF is encoded by the coding sequence GTGACCCAGACGCCGCAAGGGCCTGAAATGTCCGATCCACGGAGCGGGACTTCCCGGCTGGAACGGGCCATCGTCCGGGCCCGCAGATCGATCCTGTGGGAACGGGTCTGGCCGCCACTTGCGGCGGTGCTCACGGTTCTCGGACTTTTCCTGGCCTTGTCCTGGATCGGTCTCTGGCTGTGGCTGCCGCCTATGGGCCGCGCCATCGGCATGGCGCTGTTTGCGGTCCTGCTGCTCGCGGCCGCATGGCCCTTTGTGCATGTGCGCATGCCGGGCATCTTCGAGGGGTTGCGTCGGCTCGACCGCGTCAGCGGGCGAGCACACCGCCCCGCGACGGCAGTGGCCGACCGGCTGTCCATGGCACAGGATGATCCGGTTTCGCAGGCCTTGTGGCGTGTACATCTTGAACGCGCGCTCAGCGCGGCCCGCAATCTCAAGGCCGGCTGGCCGTCGCCGCGTCTTGTCACGCGCGATCCTTACGCTTTGCGCGCGCTGGTTCTCATCCTCGTGGTCGCGAGCTTTTTCGCGGCGGGCGGCGACCGCAATCGCCGCGTGGCGATGGCGTTCGACTGGCACGGCGTCGTCGCCCCGGCGAATTACCGCGTCGATGCATGGGTGACACCGCCGGCATATACGGCACGGCCGCCCGTCATCCTGCCCGGCCTCCGGCCTGGCGAAACCGCGCGCGCATCTGCGCCGATTGCGGTGCCGGCGGGCTCGGTGTTGGTCATTCGCTCGACCGGCGTTGCTAAGCTCGACATCGTCGCCAAAGGCGGGCTCAACGCGCCGAAGGAAGAGACCGAGACAAGCGCCGCTCCTGCCGCATCGGCGGCGCCCGCGGCGGCGGATGCGGAAGAACATCGTTTCGTGATTCAGGATCAGGGTGAAGTCGTGCTGCGCGGTCTCGGCCGTGACGTGGTCTGGTCGTTCACCGCGATTCCTGATCATGCGCCTGCCATCGCGCTGACCAAGGATCCGGAGCCGCAACTGCGCGGTTCGCTACTTCTCAATTACAAGATGGAAGACGATTACGGCGTGGTCGAAGCGCACGCGTCTTTCGCCCTCAAGCAGGCGGCTGACCCGCAGGGGCGCCGTCCGCGCGCCCTTTACGGCGCTCCGGATTTTCCGCTGGCCCTGCCGCAGGCGCGCACGCGTGCAGGCGCGGGCCAGACGACAAGGAACGTGTCCGATCATCCCTGGGCCGGCGCCGATGTCACGATGACTCTGATCGCACGCGACGAAGGCGGCAATGAAGGGCGTTCCGAGGCGATCGAATTGCAGTTGCCGCAGCGCATCTTCACCAAGCCTATGGCGCGCGCGCTGATCGAGCAGCGGCGCATTCTGGCGCTCGATGCCGAATCCAAATCGCGGGTACTGATGGCGCTCGACGCGCTCGCCATTGCGCCGGAAGTGTTCAAGATCGAAAGCGGCGTCTATCTCGGCCTGCGCTCAATCTACTGGCAGCTCACCCGCGCCCGCAGCGACGACGCCTTGCGCGACGTGGTGGCGCGGCTCTGGGACATGGCGGTGACGCTTGAGGACGGCAATGTGTCCGACGCCGAGGCTGCGTTGCGCAACGCCCAGGAAGCCCTGCGCGAGGCGCTGGAACGCGGCGCCAGCGATGAAGAGATCAAGAAGCTGACCGACGATCTGCGCGCGGCGCTCGACAAGTTCCTTCAGGCGCTGGCGGAAGAAATGCGCAGGAATCCGCAGCGGCTGTCGCGGCAGGCGGATCCCAATGCCCGCAGCCTGCGGCCGCAGGATCTCAAGAACATGATAGACCGCCTCGAGGATCTGGCGCGCTCCGGCGCCAAGGATGCGGCGCGGCGCCTGCTCGAGCAGTTGCAGTCGATGCTGGAAAACCTGCAGACGGCCCGCCCGGGTCAGCAGCAGGACGGCGATGACGGCGACGACATGATGTCGGCGCTCGACGAGCTCGGCAACATGATCCGCGAGCAGCAACAATTGCGCGACCGCACCTTCCGCCAGGGACAGGATCAGCGGCGCGAGCGCCAGCGCGGCCAGCAGGGTCAGCAAGGCCAGCAGAATTTCGGCGAATTGCGGCAGAATCAGCAGGCCCTGCGCGAGCAGCTGCAGAAGCTGCTCGAGCAATTGCGCCAGCGCGGACTCGGCCAGCAGCAGCCCAATGATCAGGGCGAGCAGGGCGACGGCGGCATGCAGCAGCTTGGCCGCGCCGGCGAGGCGATGGGAGATGCCGAAGGCTCGCTCGGCGATGGCCAGGCCGACAGCGCGGTCGACGCACAGGGGCGTGCGCTTGAAGCCTTGCGTCGCGGCGCGCAGGGGATGGCGCAGTCCATGCAGCAGCAACAGGGCATGGGGCCCGGACCCGGCCAGCCCGGCGGCCGCCAGCAGAATCGGGCGGCACAGGAGACTGACCCGCTAGGACGGCAGACCCGCGGCTATAACGACGACGTCACCGTCAAAGTGCCGGGCGAGATCGACGTGCAGCGCGCCCGCCGTATCCTGGAAGAGCTACGCCGCCGCTTCTCCGATCCGGCGCGCCCGCAGCTTGAACTCGATTATATCGAGCGCCTGCTACGAGACTTCTGA
- a CDS encoding carboxymuconolactone decarboxylase family protein — MSDRTLAVRYEQEIPDVLQALQNVHKTIDVHGFDRTIYHLVLLRASQINECAHCVKMHTREAREDGETNDRLDRVVVWEHVSDFSERERAALAWTEALTYLDRKTDYAALRAQLRHHFTDKEIGLLTTIAAMINMWNRLGVSRH, encoded by the coding sequence ATGAGTGACAGGACCCTTGCCGTCCGCTACGAGCAGGAAATCCCGGACGTTTTGCAGGCCTTGCAGAATGTTCACAAGACGATCGACGTCCACGGCTTCGACCGGACAATCTACCATCTGGTTCTGCTGCGCGCCTCGCAGATCAACGAATGTGCGCATTGTGTGAAGATGCATACACGAGAGGCACGCGAAGACGGTGAGACCAATGATCGGCTCGACCGGGTCGTCGTGTGGGAGCATGTGTCGGATTTCAGCGAGCGCGAGCGCGCTGCGCTGGCCTGGACGGAAGCGCTCACCTATCTCGATCGCAAAACCGATTATGCGGCCTTGCGGGCGCAGCTGCGCCATCACTTCACCGATAAGGAAATCGGGCTGCTGACCACGATCGCCGCAATGATCAATATGTGGAACAGACTTGGAGTGTCGAGGCACTGA